One window of Flavobacteriales bacterium genomic DNA carries:
- the rpsD gene encoding 30S ribosomal protein S4, producing the protein MARYTGPKTRIARKFKEPIFGPDKWMERKPHAPGQHGLTARRRKKDSEYSLQLNEKQKAKYTYGILERQFRKMFHTAASKKGVTGAILLSLCEARLDNTVFRLGIAPTRRAARQLVGHGHITVNQEVVNISSYTLRPGDEVAVRERSRSLEAITNSLSTNTNRFDWLEFNPAAMSGKMIAMPERAQIPENIREQLIVELYSK; encoded by the coding sequence ATGGCACGTTACACAGGACCCAAGACCAGGATCGCCCGCAAATTCAAGGAGCCGATCTTCGGACCCGACAAATGGATGGAGCGCAAGCCCCATGCCCCCGGCCAGCATGGCCTCACCGCCCGCCGTCGCAAGAAGGACAGCGAGTACAGTCTTCAGCTGAACGAAAAGCAGAAGGCCAAGTACACCTATGGCATCCTCGAGCGCCAGTTCCGCAAGATGTTCCACACCGCGGCCAGCAAGAAGGGCGTGACCGGCGCGATCCTGCTGAGCCTGTGCGAGGCTCGTCTGGACAACACGGTCTTCCGTTTGGGCATCGCCCCCACGCGCCGTGCCGCCCGCCAATTGGTCGGCCACGGCCACATCACGGTGAATCAGGAGGTGGTGAACATATCGAGCTACACGCTGCGCCCGGGAGATGAAGTGGCCGTGCGCGAGCGCAGCCGCAGCCTGGAGGCCATCACCAACAGCCTTTCCACTAACACCAACCGGTTCGACTGGCTGGAGTTCAACCCGGCCGCGATGAGCGGAAAGATGATCGCCATGCCCGAACGGGCACAGATCCCGGAGAACATCCGTGAGCAGCTGATCGTCGAATTGTACTCCAAGTAA
- the map gene encoding type I methionyl aminopeptidase — translation MTKSVNRLSEEEIALVRESSLLVGKTLAEVARMIAPGVTTAALDQMAEEFIRDHGGVPGFKGLYGCPSTLLISVNEQVVHGLPGDRALQDGDVASVDCGVLMNEFYGDSAYTFQVGDVAPEVRTLLRVTQECLALGIEQATANHRTGDIGYAIQQHAEAHGYGIVRELVGHGVGRKLHEAPEVPNYGKRGHGAKLNESMVIAIEPMVNMGVKDVSQLDDGWTVVTRDGKPSAHFEHTIAVRNGKAEVLSTFSHIESVLKERGMATA, via the coding sequence ATGACGAAGTCGGTGAACAGATTGAGTGAGGAGGAGATCGCGTTGGTGAGAGAGAGTTCTTTGCTTGTTGGTAAGACCTTGGCCGAAGTGGCCCGCATGATCGCCCCCGGGGTGACCACTGCGGCGCTCGACCAAATGGCGGAGGAGTTCATCCGCGACCATGGCGGCGTACCCGGTTTCAAAGGCCTGTACGGTTGTCCGTCCACGTTGCTGATCAGTGTGAACGAGCAGGTGGTCCATGGATTGCCAGGCGACCGTGCGTTGCAGGACGGTGACGTGGCCAGCGTGGACTGCGGCGTGCTGATGAACGAGTTCTACGGTGACAGCGCCTACACCTTTCAAGTAGGCGATGTGGCCCCGGAGGTGCGGACATTGCTGCGGGTGACGCAGGAATGCCTGGCCTTGGGGATCGAACAGGCCACGGCCAACCACCGGACAGGCGATATCGGCTACGCGATCCAGCAACATGCGGAGGCGCACGGGTACGGGATCGTCCGGGAACTGGTGGGGCACGGCGTGGGCCGCAAGCTCCATGAAGCTCCGGAAGTGCCGAACTACGGCAAGCGAGGCCATGGGGCCAAGCTGAACGAGAGCATGGTGATCGCTATCGAGCCGATGGTGAACATGGGCGTGAAGGACGTGAGCCAACTGGACGACGGTTGGACAGTAGTGACCCGCGACGGGAAACCGAGCGCCCATTTCGAGCACACTATCGCCGTCCGCAACGGCAAAGCAGAGGTCTTATCAACATTCAGCCACATCGAAAGTGTGCTGAAGGAAAGAGGAATGGCAACGGCGTGA
- the eno gene encoding phosphopyruvate hydratase, which yields MSVIAKIQAREILDSRGNPTIEVDVYTDSGHIGRASVPSGASTGAHEAVELRDGDKKRYGGKGVLKAVANVNGALNDELLGAYVGDQALIDRVMISLDGTPNKANLGANAILGVSLAVAKVAASEAGLPLYRYVGGTNACTLPVPMMNILNGGAHGDNKVDVQEFMVMPVGASTFAEGLRMGAEIFHALKGVLKAKKLSTNVGDEGGFAPDLKSNEDALKLVVQAIEKAGYKPGDDIMIAIDAASTEFYDAKKQRYVLESTGDSLTADDMIAMWKDWSTRYPIMSIEDGMAEDDDAGWKKLTKALGHKIQLVGDDNFVTNTKRLAKGIKDGIANSILVKVNQIGTLTETLEAVEMAQRAGYTAVMSHRSGETEDNTIADLAVATNCGMIKTGSASRSDRIAKYNQLLRIEEQLSKSARYPGKSLKYVG from the coding sequence ATGAGCGTCATCGCAAAGATCCAAGCCCGTGAGATCCTTGATTCCCGCGGCAATCCCACCATCGAGGTGGACGTGTATACTGACAGTGGCCACATCGGCCGTGCCTCCGTGCCCAGCGGTGCCAGTACCGGCGCGCATGAGGCCGTGGAACTGCGCGACGGCGACAAGAAGCGTTATGGCGGCAAAGGCGTATTGAAGGCCGTGGCCAACGTGAACGGCGCATTGAACGATGAGCTTCTCGGCGCATACGTGGGTGATCAGGCCTTGATCGACCGGGTGATGATCAGCCTGGACGGTACGCCGAACAAAGCCAACCTCGGGGCCAACGCCATCCTCGGTGTTTCGCTCGCGGTGGCCAAGGTGGCCGCCAGCGAGGCCGGTCTGCCGCTCTATCGCTACGTGGGCGGCACCAATGCCTGCACGCTTCCCGTGCCGATGATGAACATCCTCAACGGCGGCGCGCACGGAGACAACAAGGTGGACGTGCAGGAGTTCATGGTGATGCCCGTGGGCGCGAGCACTTTCGCGGAAGGCCTGCGCATGGGCGCCGAGATCTTCCATGCGCTCAAAGGCGTGCTGAAGGCCAAGAAGCTCAGCACCAACGTGGGCGATGAGGGCGGCTTCGCGCCGGACCTCAAGAGCAACGAGGACGCCTTGAAGCTCGTAGTGCAGGCCATCGAGAAGGCCGGATACAAGCCCGGCGACGACATCATGATCGCCATCGATGCCGCCAGCACTGAGTTCTACGACGCCAAAAAGCAGCGCTACGTGCTGGAAAGTACCGGCGACAGCCTCACCGCCGATGACATGATCGCGATGTGGAAGGATTGGAGCACGCGCTACCCGATCATGAGCATCGAGGACGGCATGGCGGAGGATGACGATGCCGGCTGGAAGAAGCTCACGAAGGCGTTGGGCCACAAGATCCAGCTCGTGGGCGATGACAACTTCGTCACCAACACCAAGCGGCTGGCCAAGGGGATCAAGGACGGGATCGCCAACAGCATTTTGGTGAAGGTGAACCAGATCGGCACGCTCACGGAAACCTTAGAGGCCGTGGAAATGGCGCAACGTGCGGGATACACCGCCGTGATGAGCCACCGCAGCGGCGAGACCGAGGACAATACCATCGCGGACCTTGCCGTGGCCACCAACTGCGGCATGATCAAGACCGGCAGCGCATCACGCAGCGACAGGATCGCGAAGTACAACCAGTTGCTGCGCATCGAGGAACAGTTAAGCAAGAGCGCGCGCTATCCGGGGAAGAGCTTGAAGTACGTGGGCTGA
- the infA gene encoding translation initiation factor IF-1, translated as MSRAGNIEQDGVIKEALSNAMFRVELENGHIIVAHISGKMRMHYIRILPGDKVKVEMSPYDLSKGRITFRYKT; from the coding sequence ATGAGCAGAGCAGGGAACATAGAGCAGGACGGCGTCATCAAAGAGGCGTTGAGCAATGCCATGTTCCGTGTGGAACTTGAGAACGGCCATATTATCGTGGCACATATTTCGGGCAAAATGCGGATGCACTATATCCGCATTCTTCCCGGTGACAAGGTGAAGGTGGAGATGAGCCCTTACGATCTGAGCAAGGGCCGCATCACCTTCCGGTACAAAACGTGA
- the rplO gene encoding 50S ribosomal protein L15: protein MEDLSKLKPAEGAVKKDKRIGRGQGSGYGGTSGKGHKGQKADTGYNRRRGFEGGQTPLVRRLPKFGFTNPTRVEYKGINLDAIQAMADKTGVKSIDIATMRKNGLVSRNDLVKILGRGELKGAIEVKAHAFSATAKAAIEAKGGKTEIVDTRG from the coding sequence ATGGAGGACCTGAGCAAATTGAAGCCCGCCGAAGGTGCGGTGAAAAAGGACAAGCGCATCGGCCGCGGCCAAGGCAGCGGCTATGGTGGCACCAGCGGCAAGGGCCACAAGGGCCAGAAAGCGGATACCGGCTACAACCGGCGCCGCGGCTTCGAAGGCGGCCAGACCCCTTTGGTGCGTCGCCTGCCCAAGTTCGGCTTTACGAACCCCACGCGCGTGGAGTACAAGGGCATCAACTTGGACGCCATCCAGGCCATGGCCGATAAGACGGGCGTAAAGTCCATCGACATCGCGACCATGCGCAAGAACGGCCTCGTTTCGCGCAATGACCTGGTGAAGATCTTGGGCCGTGGCGAGTTGAAAGGCGCCATCGAAGTAAAAGCCCACGCCTTCAGTGCAACGGCGAAGGCCGCCATTGAGGCGAAGGGAGGAAAAACCGAGATAGTGGATACGCGCGGATGA
- the rpsK gene encoding 30S ribosomal protein S11: MAKQEKGGAAAGKKKKKNVVVEAFGQAHIRATFNNLIISLTNNKGEVISWSSAGKMGFRGSKKNTPYAGQVSAEEAAREAFDMGLRKVKVFVKGPGGGRESAIRALHNSGVEVTEILDLTPMPHNGCRPPKKRRV, encoded by the coding sequence ATGGCAAAGCAAGAGAAGGGCGGCGCTGCCGCCGGTAAAAAGAAGAAGAAGAACGTGGTGGTGGAGGCCTTCGGGCAGGCACACATCCGTGCAACCTTCAATAACTTGATCATCAGCCTGACGAACAACAAGGGCGAGGTGATCAGCTGGTCCAGCGCCGGGAAGATGGGCTTTCGTGGAAGCAAGAAGAACACGCCCTATGCCGGTCAGGTGAGCGCGGAGGAAGCCGCCCGTGAGGCGTTCGACATGGGCCTTCGCAAGGTGAAGGTATTCGTGAAAGGACCTGGAGGTGGACGCGAGAGCGCCATCCGTGCCTTGCACAACAGCGGGGTGGAGGTCACCGAGATCCTAGATCTGACACCCATGCCGCATAACGGCTGTCGTCCACCCAAGAAACGCCGTGTGTAA
- the rpmD gene encoding 50S ribosomal protein L30 has translation MSKIIITQTGSQIKCPKRQKDTLLALGLGRIGKKNEVEGTPQVRGMVSKVQHLVNVTEA, from the coding sequence ATGAGCAAGATCATCATCACCCAGACCGGCAGCCAGATCAAGTGCCCAAAGCGTCAGAAGGACACCCTTTTAGCACTGGGCTTGGGCCGTATCGGCAAGAAGAACGAAGTGGAAGGAACCCCTCAGGTGCGCGGCATGGTATCCAAAGTGCAGCACTTGGTGAACGTGACCGAGGCCTAA
- the rpsM gene encoding 30S ribosomal protein S13 has translation MARIAGIDLPKTKRGAIGLTYIYGIGRSSALSILEQAGVDPDIKVNDWTDDDQAKIRTVINENIKVEGALRSEVQLSIKRLVDINSYRGTRHRNGLPVRGQRTRTNARTRKGKRKTVANKKKVTK, from the coding sequence ATGGCACGTATCGCAGGCATCGACCTCCCCAAAACTAAACGTGGCGCCATCGGGCTCACGTACATCTACGGCATCGGCCGCAGCAGCGCCCTTTCCATCCTGGAACAGGCCGGCGTGGACCCGGACATCAAGGTGAACGACTGGACCGACGACGACCAGGCGAAGATCCGTACGGTGATCAACGAGAACATCAAGGTGGAAGGTGCACTGCGCAGTGAAGTGCAGCTGAGCATCAAGCGCTTGGTGGACATCAACAGCTACCGGGGCACACGCCACCGCAATGGGCTTCCGGTCCGCGGCCAGCGCACCCGCACCAACGCACGTACCCGCAAGGGCAAGCGTAAAACGGTCGCGAACAAGAAGAAGGTAACCAAGTAG
- the carA gene encoding glutamine-hydrolyzing carbamoyl-phosphate synthase small subunit: MLVSQRPKAVLLLEDGMRFEGRAIGARGTSVGEICFNTGMTGYQEIFTDPSYTGQVMVMASPHIGNYGVKVGLPNTLEGESEGPKVSIAGLVVKKFSEVWSRPGGTGSLEEFLIKAGVAGISDIDTRMLVRHIRDHGAQNAVIDSTGLDDAALQNRLAEAPDMAGLELSSTVSTPAAYDAGAADAPNRVALVDFGIKLNSIRWLVERDCLVRVFPMHTPVMEMMDWKPDGFLLSNGPGDPGAMPDAVELVKDVVATGLPVFGICLGHQLLAECHGVGTLKMHHGHRGINHPVRNIITGKDEVTSQNHGFVVDREQAEKHPDMDVTHLHLNDGSVAGTRLKGKPVFSVQHHPEAGPGPLDSQYLFDDFVGLISRKHEQTKVNVQHA, encoded by the coding sequence ATGTTAGTAAGCCAACGCCCCAAGGCCGTTCTCCTGCTCGAGGACGGCATGCGGTTCGAAGGGCGCGCCATCGGTGCCCGCGGAACTTCTGTCGGCGAGATCTGCTTCAACACCGGAATGACCGGCTATCAGGAGATCTTCACCGACCCTAGCTACACCGGCCAAGTGATGGTGATGGCCTCGCCTCACATCGGGAACTATGGTGTGAAGGTGGGGCTTCCCAACACCTTGGAAGGGGAGTCGGAAGGCCCGAAGGTCAGTATCGCCGGGCTTGTGGTGAAGAAGTTCAGCGAGGTATGGAGCCGACCGGGCGGCACGGGGTCCTTGGAGGAATTCCTGATCAAAGCCGGTGTTGCCGGCATCAGCGACATCGATACGCGGATGCTCGTGCGCCACATCCGCGACCACGGTGCGCAGAATGCGGTGATCGACAGCACCGGGCTGGATGATGCGGCCCTTCAGAATCGTTTGGCAGAAGCACCGGACATGGCCGGCCTGGAACTGTCGAGTACCGTATCGACACCCGCCGCATACGACGCAGGTGCCGCCGATGCCCCGAACCGCGTGGCCTTGGTGGATTTCGGGATCAAACTGAACAGTATACGTTGGTTAGTGGAGCGCGATTGCTTGGTGCGGGTCTTCCCGATGCACACGCCCGTGATGGAAATGATGGACTGGAAGCCGGACGGTTTCTTGCTCAGCAACGGGCCGGGCGATCCGGGGGCGATGCCGGACGCGGTCGAGCTTGTCAAGGATGTGGTGGCAACCGGCCTGCCGGTCTTCGGCATCTGTCTCGGCCACCAGCTGCTGGCGGAATGCCACGGCGTCGGTACGCTGAAGATGCACCACGGCCATCGAGGCATCAACCACCCCGTGCGCAACATCATCACCGGCAAGGACGAGGTGACCTCGCAGAACCACGGTTTCGTTGTGGACCGTGAGCAGGCGGAAAAGCATCCGGACATGGACGTCACGCACCTCCATCTCAACGACGGCAGCGTGGCTGGCACAAGGCTGAAAGGCAAGCCGGTATTCAGCGTGCAACATCACCCGGAAGCTGGCCCCGGGCCGTTGGATTCACAGTACCTCTTCGATGACTTCGTGGGCCTGATAAGCCGAAAGCACGAGCAAACAAAAGTCAATGTGCAACACGCTTGA
- the rpsE gene encoding 30S ribosomal protein S5: protein MSDFNSKTVKSSDLELKDTVVHLNRVTKVTKGGRTFTFAAIVVVGDGNGVVGHGLGKSKEVQEAIAKGIDDAKKNLVKIPLRNGTIPHVQEGRYAGAQVLLKPAANGTGVIAGGSMRAVLESAGITDVLAKSKGSSNPQNVVKATILALASLRDAAAVARQRGIELDKVFNG from the coding sequence ATGTCAGACTTCAATTCCAAAACGGTTAAGAGCAGCGACCTTGAGCTGAAGGACACGGTGGTACACCTCAACCGGGTGACCAAAGTGACCAAAGGGGGACGCACCTTCACCTTTGCTGCCATCGTGGTGGTGGGCGACGGGAACGGTGTGGTCGGCCACGGCCTTGGAAAATCCAAAGAGGTGCAGGAGGCAATTGCCAAGGGTATCGACGACGCGAAGAAGAACCTCGTGAAGATCCCGCTCCGCAATGGTACCATCCCGCATGTGCAGGAGGGCCGCTACGCTGGTGCGCAGGTGCTCCTAAAGCCCGCTGCCAACGGTACGGGCGTGATCGCCGGAGGTTCCATGCGCGCAGTTCTGGAATCGGCGGGCATCACCGACGTGCTGGCCAAGAGCAAAGGGTCCAGCAACCCGCAGAACGTGGTGAAAGCGACGATCCTTGCGCTCGCAAGCCTCCGCGACGCGGCAGCAGTGGCCCGTCAACGCGGTATCGAATTGGACAAGGTTTTCAACGGATAA
- a CDS encoding DNA-directed RNA polymerase subunit alpha: protein MPILDFQRPDKVSMIEADDKHGIFEFRPLEPGYGITIGNSLRRILLSSLEGFAITSLRIDGVEHEFSTIKGVIEDVTEIVLNLKQVRFRRQLEDVNNEKFNFTVGGKDGFTAADIGKHTTGFQVLNPELVICRMENNVKLHVELTIGKGRGYVPAEENKVEGAAIGTIFIDSIFTPIKNVKYSVDNTRVEQKTDYEKLTIELTTDGSIDPKSALQEAAKILIHHFMLFSDERITLEMEDRSGIVGEMTAASSEVDDLDENGMHMRQLLKSKLVDMDLSVRALNCLKAADIETLGDLVSYNKNDLLKFRNFGKKSLTELEDLVENKGLTFGMNTGKYKLDRD, encoded by the coding sequence ATGCCAATCCTAGATTTCCAAAGGCCTGACAAGGTCTCGATGATCGAAGCCGACGACAAGCACGGAATTTTCGAGTTCCGTCCATTGGAGCCCGGCTATGGCATCACCATCGGCAACTCCCTCCGCCGCATCCTGCTCAGCAGCCTGGAAGGCTTCGCCATCACCAGCCTGCGCATCGACGGTGTCGAGCATGAGTTCAGCACCATCAAGGGCGTCATCGAGGATGTCACCGAGATCGTGCTCAACCTCAAGCAGGTACGCTTCCGCCGCCAGCTTGAGGACGTGAACAACGAGAAATTCAACTTCACTGTTGGCGGTAAGGACGGCTTCACCGCCGCCGACATCGGCAAGCACACCACCGGTTTCCAAGTGCTGAACCCGGAGCTCGTGATCTGCCGCATGGAGAACAACGTGAAGCTGCACGTGGAACTCACCATCGGCAAGGGCCGCGGCTATGTGCCCGCCGAGGAGAACAAAGTGGAGGGCGCGGCCATCGGTACCATCTTCATCGATTCCATCTTCACACCCATCAAGAACGTGAAGTACAGCGTGGACAACACCCGCGTGGAACAGAAGACGGACTACGAGAAGCTCACCATCGAGCTGACCACGGACGGCAGCATCGATCCGAAAAGCGCGTTGCAGGAAGCTGCCAAGATCCTGATCCACCACTTCATGTTGTTCAGCGACGAGCGTATCACCTTGGAGATGGAGGACCGCTCCGGCATCGTGGGCGAAATGACCGCCGCCTCCAGCGAGGTCGACGACCTGGACGAGAACGGGATGCACATGCGCCAACTGCTGAAGAGCAAGCTGGTGGACATGGATCTCAGCGTCCGTGCCCTGAACTGCTTGAAAGCTGCGGACATCGAGACCCTCGGTGATCTGGTGAGCTACAACAAGAACGACCTCTTGAAGTTCCGGAACTTCGGCAAGAAGAGCCTCACTGAACTGGAGGACCTGGTGGAGAACAAGGGGCTCACCTTCGGGATGAACACCGGTAAATACAAACTGGACCGCGACTAG
- the secY gene encoding preprotein translocase subunit SecY: MKNFIETVKNIWRIEELRNRILITLGLLLVYRIGSFIALPGVDSSRLGSGSGAGSGLVDLLSIFTGGAFTRASIFALGVMPYISASIIMQLAGIAVPMVQKMQKEESGRRKVNQWTRYITIIICVFQAPGYLLTYVDAGARPEGQFWMVTSVIILTVGTLFVMWLGERITERGLGNGVSLIIMIGILARLPESFLQELIGRTTGGGGMVVILLEIVIWLAIIACNVMLVQGTRRIPVQFAKRVQGNKQYGGVRNYIPLKVNAAGVMPIIFAQAIVLVPMYISQLPIFNGNPPAWLLHFTRYESFAYNFTLFLMVVAFTYFYTAITVNPNQLSDDLRRNGGFVPGIKPGKQTAGYIDDLLSRITLPGSIFLGLVAIIPAFAVMAGVKQGFAQFFGGTSLLIMVGVLLDTLQQVESHLLMRHYDGLMKSGRIKGRTSSAFGMAG, encoded by the coding sequence ATGAAGAATTTCATCGAAACGGTCAAGAACATTTGGCGGATCGAGGAGCTGCGGAACCGCATCCTCATCACGCTGGGCCTGTTGCTGGTCTACCGGATCGGAAGCTTTATCGCTCTTCCCGGAGTGGACAGTTCCCGCCTTGGCAGCGGTTCGGGTGCCGGTTCCGGCCTAGTGGACTTGTTGAGCATCTTCACAGGCGGGGCCTTCACGCGGGCAAGCATCTTCGCCTTGGGCGTGATGCCATACATCAGCGCGAGCATCATCATGCAGCTCGCGGGTATCGCGGTGCCCATGGTGCAGAAAATGCAGAAGGAGGAGAGCGGACGCCGTAAGGTCAACCAGTGGACCCGCTACATCACCATCATCATCTGTGTTTTCCAAGCACCTGGTTACTTGCTCACCTATGTGGATGCGGGCGCACGGCCCGAAGGACAGTTCTGGATGGTGACCAGTGTCATCATCCTCACGGTGGGCACCTTGTTCGTAATGTGGCTCGGTGAGCGAATTACGGAACGCGGGTTGGGCAATGGGGTATCCTTGATCATCATGATCGGCATTTTGGCACGTCTTCCGGAATCGTTCCTGCAAGAACTCATCGGCCGCACCACCGGTGGTGGCGGAATGGTGGTGATACTCTTGGAGATCGTGATCTGGTTGGCCATCATCGCCTGCAACGTCATGCTTGTGCAAGGCACGCGCCGGATACCGGTGCAATTCGCCAAGCGCGTCCAGGGCAATAAGCAGTACGGCGGGGTGCGCAACTACATCCCTTTGAAAGTGAACGCGGCGGGCGTGATGCCCATCATCTTCGCGCAGGCCATCGTGCTGGTGCCGATGTACATCTCCCAGCTGCCCATCTTCAATGGCAACCCTCCCGCGTGGTTGTTGCACTTCACCCGCTATGAGAGCTTTGCGTACAATTTCACGCTGTTCCTCATGGTGGTGGCTTTCACCTACTTCTACACGGCCATTACGGTGAACCCGAACCAATTGTCGGACGATCTGCGCCGCAACGGCGGCTTCGTGCCTGGCATCAAGCCGGGCAAGCAGACCGCGGGCTACATCGACGATCTGTTGAGCCGCATCACCTTGCCGGGGTCCATCTTCTTGGGCCTTGTTGCGATCATCCCGGCTTTCGCGGTGATGGCCGGCGTGAAGCAGGGCTTTGCGCAGTTCTTCGGCGGGACATCCCTGTTGATCATGGTGGGCGTGTTGTTGGACACGTTACAGCAGGTCGAGAGCCATTTGTTGATGAGACACTACGACGGACTTATGAAATCTGGGCGGATCAAAGGGAGGACGAGTTCCGCCTTCGGTATGGCCGGTTGA
- the rpmJ gene encoding 50S ribosomal protein L36, giving the protein MKIRASIKKRSVDCKLVRRKGRLYIINKKNPKFKQRQG; this is encoded by the coding sequence ATGAAGATCAGGGCCTCGATCAAGAAACGTTCAGTGGATTGCAAATTGGTGCGCCGCAAGGGACGTCTGTACATCATCAACAAGAAGAACCCCAAGTTCAAGCAGCGTCAAGGCTGA
- the rplQ gene encoding 50S ribosomal protein L17: MRHGNKNNALGRKKAHRDSMLSNMACSLIEHKRIETTLAKAKALRIYVEPLITKSKDDSTHSRRTVFSYLRSKEATAALFRDVAPKIADRPGGYTRIIKLGNRLGDAAELAMIEIVDFNTLYSAKEKAGAEVKRTRRSRKPAAAKPAVEKTDAKEEPKGEAPAAEEPKAE; encoded by the coding sequence ATGAGACACGGAAACAAGAATAACGCTCTGGGGCGGAAGAAGGCCCATCGCGACAGCATGCTCAGCAACATGGCATGCTCGCTGATCGAGCACAAGCGCATCGAGACCACCCTGGCCAAGGCCAAGGCTCTGCGGATATACGTGGAGCCCTTGATCACCAAGAGCAAGGATGACAGCACGCACAGCCGACGCACGGTGTTCAGCTACCTGCGCAGCAAGGAGGCCACCGCCGCCTTGTTCCGCGACGTGGCACCGAAGATCGCCGACCGTCCGGGCGGATACACCCGGATCATCAAGCTGGGCAACCGCTTGGGGGATGCAGCCGAGCTGGCGATGATCGAGATCGTGGATTTCAACACCCTGTACTCCGCCAAGGAGAAGGCAGGCGCTGAAGTGAAGCGCACCCGTCGCAGCCGCAAGCCCGCTGCGGCCAAGCCCGCAGTGGAAAAAACAGATGCCAAGGAGGAGCCAAAAGGTGAAGCTCCGGCAGCTGAGGAGCCGAAGGCGGAATGA